Proteins encoded within one genomic window of Mycolicibacterium monacense:
- a CDS encoding zinc finger domain-containing protein, with protein MPNGNPSPDTQPTLTHPCPFCEARPGQPCRDMIGDQARVVGPHLTRIAAAVDPQTVRRGGAR; from the coding sequence ATGCCGAACGGTAACCCTTCCCCAGACACTCAGCCAACCCTCACCCACCCGTGCCCGTTCTGCGAAGCGCGCCCGGGCCAGCCCTGCCGCGACATGATCGGCGACCAGGCGCGGGTCGTCGGCCCGCACCTGACCCGCATCGCCGCGGCCGTCGACCCGCAGACGGTGCGCCGGGGTGGCGCACGATGA
- a CDS encoding DNA polymerase IV yields the protein MTRWVLHLDMDAFFASVEQLTRPTLRGRPVLVGGLGGRGVVAGASYEARVHGARSAMPMHQARRLVGAPAVVLPPRGVVYGLASRRVFDTVRTLVPVLEQLSFDEAFGEPQELAGASAADVEEFCELLRARVLEETGLVASVGAGSGKQIAKIASGLAKPDGIRVVRRADERRLLDSLAVRKLWGIGPVAEDRLHRLGIETIGQLAALSEAEVADILGATVGPALHRLARGIDDRPVAERAEAKQISAESTFPADLITLDQVREAIGPIADHAHRRLAKDGRGARTVTVKLKKSDMSTLTRSATLPSATTDAATLSATARRLLVDPAEIGPIRLVGVGFSGLSEVRQESLFPDLELVEDELATRPAVPMSVSEAAAVPPAWRVGDDVAHPELGHGWIQGAGHGVMTIRFETRSTGPGPAKTFPDTVPDVVRANPVDSLDWADYVDALPQADLP from the coding sequence ATGACTCGCTGGGTCCTGCACCTGGACATGGACGCGTTCTTCGCGTCGGTCGAGCAGTTGACCCGGCCCACCCTGCGGGGACGGCCGGTGCTGGTCGGCGGTCTGGGCGGTCGCGGTGTGGTGGCCGGCGCCAGTTACGAGGCCAGGGTGCACGGCGCACGTTCGGCGATGCCGATGCACCAGGCCCGCCGACTGGTCGGCGCACCGGCGGTGGTGCTGCCACCGCGAGGTGTGGTCTACGGCCTGGCGAGCCGACGCGTGTTCGACACCGTGCGGACCCTGGTCCCGGTACTCGAACAGTTGTCGTTCGACGAGGCGTTCGGCGAACCGCAGGAGCTGGCCGGTGCGTCGGCGGCCGACGTCGAAGAGTTCTGCGAACTGTTGCGCGCGCGGGTGCTGGAGGAGACCGGGCTGGTGGCCTCCGTGGGGGCGGGGTCGGGCAAGCAGATCGCCAAGATCGCCTCGGGCCTGGCCAAGCCGGACGGGATCCGGGTGGTGCGCCGCGCCGACGAACGCCGTCTGCTCGACAGCCTGGCGGTGCGCAAGCTGTGGGGGATCGGACCGGTCGCCGAGGACAGACTGCACCGCCTCGGCATCGAGACCATCGGTCAGCTCGCGGCGCTCTCGGAGGCCGAGGTAGCCGACATCCTCGGCGCCACGGTGGGTCCGGCGCTGCACCGGCTCGCCCGCGGCATCGACGACCGGCCCGTCGCCGAACGGGCCGAGGCCAAACAGATCAGCGCCGAGTCCACGTTCCCGGCCGACCTCATCACCCTCGATCAGGTTCGCGAGGCGATCGGGCCGATCGCCGACCACGCCCACCGGCGACTGGCGAAGGACGGGCGCGGAGCCCGCACGGTCACCGTGAAGCTGAAGAAGTCGGATATGAGCACGCTGACCCGGTCGGCCACGCTGCCGTCGGCCACCACCGACGCGGCGACGCTCAGCGCCACCGCCCGCCGGCTGCTTGTCGACCCCGCCGAGATCGGCCCCATCCGCCTTGTGGGAGTGGGCTTTTCAGGCCTGTCGGAGGTGCGCCAGGAGTCACTGTTCCCCGACCTGGAACTGGTGGAGGACGAACTGGCCACCCGTCCGGCGGTGCCGATGTCGGTGAGCGAGGCGGCTGCCGTACCGCCGGCGTGGCGGGTCGGTGACGACGTCGCGCATCCGGAACTGGGGCACGGCTGGATCCAGGGGGCCGGTCACGGGGTCATGACCATCCGGTTCGAGACGCGCAGCACCGGGCCGGGGCCGGCGAAGACCTTCCCCGACACGGTGCCCGA